A portion of the Leifsonia sp. EB41 genome contains these proteins:
- a CDS encoding FAD:protein FMN transferase yields the protein MRFVETVMGIPMSIDIRETEERVAAAAAERAFRVLRDADALFSAYRPDSELSRVNARGGDTSGTSEDFAEVVGLGSAMADASGGAFRIRRPDGTWDLDGVVKGWAADRAARSLAVGGLRNFCLNAGGDVAVSGSPGEGRPWNVGVRSPESAAEVLAVLEVRDGGVATSGAYERGAHIVDGRTDGAATGLRSATVVAADLTTADLLATAVFALGEDGIRWAMGNGARGVLAVDAAGRLLGLGELAFAGAEQPR from the coding sequence ATGAGGTTCGTCGAGACGGTCATGGGCATCCCGATGTCGATCGACATCCGGGAGACCGAGGAGCGTGTCGCAGCGGCGGCCGCCGAGCGCGCGTTCCGGGTGCTGCGGGACGCCGACGCGCTCTTCTCCGCGTACCGTCCCGACAGCGAGCTCAGCCGGGTGAACGCCCGCGGCGGCGACACGTCGGGGACGAGCGAGGACTTCGCGGAGGTCGTCGGGCTCGGCTCGGCGATGGCCGACGCCTCCGGCGGCGCGTTCCGCATCCGGCGGCCGGACGGCACCTGGGACCTCGACGGCGTCGTGAAGGGCTGGGCAGCCGACCGCGCGGCGCGCTCGCTCGCCGTGGGCGGCCTCCGGAACTTCTGCCTCAACGCGGGCGGCGACGTCGCGGTCTCCGGCAGCCCGGGCGAGGGCCGGCCGTGGAACGTGGGCGTGCGCTCCCCGGAGAGCGCCGCGGAGGTGCTCGCCGTGCTGGAGGTCCGCGACGGCGGCGTGGCGACCTCCGGCGCCTACGAGCGCGGCGCGCACATCGTCGACGGCCGCACGGACGGCGCGGCGACCGGGCTGCGCAGCGCGACCGTGGTGGCCGCCGACCTCACGACGGCCGACCTGCTCGCGACGGCCGTGTTCGCGCTCGGCGAGGACGGGATCCGCTGGGCCATGGGCAACGGCGCGCGCGGTGTGCTCGCCGTCGACGCGGCCGGCCGGCTGCTCGGGCTCGGCGAGCTGGCCTTCGCGGGAGCGGAGCAGCCGCGGTGA
- a CDS encoding NADH-ubiquinone oxidoreductase-F iron-sulfur binding region domain-containing protein has translation MTMTMEPSASGGATRAVDAGRLFAAGHRAALDAHLRAYGELPQRNPDAMLAELEASGLTGRGGAAFPVWRKLSAAIESGGRRRGRAPILIANGTEGEPLSSKDAVLLRNAPHLVIDGMLAAGRTIGARNVLIVAEGDALRAVERAIEERRDARGIEVVEGAGGFVSGEASALVNLIENDDARPVDRTKRLTTAGLRGRPTVVQNVETLAHVALIARHGARWFRSVGDRVDPGTRLVTVTGDVPKQGVYEIRTDATVRETLAPLQLDFRTVSAALIGGYHGAWVPAQAFNLPLTALDLAPFDATPGAGIIHVLGDHRCALDVTAGIVKYLAGESAGQCGPCMFGLPTMADRFAAVASGQAVVENAADLKRLAGLVVGRGSCHHPDGTARLVRSALTVFDHDVRSHAHGRCVRRAR, from the coding sequence ATGACGATGACGATGGAACCGAGCGCGTCGGGAGGCGCGACGCGCGCAGTGGACGCCGGACGGCTCTTCGCTGCGGGACACCGCGCGGCGCTCGACGCTCACCTGCGCGCCTACGGCGAGCTGCCCCAGAGGAACCCCGATGCCATGCTCGCCGAGCTCGAGGCCTCCGGGCTCACCGGGCGCGGGGGCGCGGCCTTCCCGGTCTGGCGCAAGCTCTCCGCCGCCATCGAATCGGGCGGACGCCGCCGCGGCCGGGCGCCGATCCTCATCGCCAACGGCACCGAGGGCGAGCCGCTCAGTTCCAAGGACGCCGTGCTGCTGCGCAACGCGCCCCACCTCGTGATCGACGGGATGCTCGCCGCCGGACGGACGATCGGCGCGCGCAACGTGCTCATCGTGGCCGAGGGCGACGCCCTCCGGGCCGTCGAGCGCGCGATCGAGGAGCGGCGGGACGCGCGCGGGATCGAGGTCGTGGAGGGCGCGGGAGGGTTCGTCTCCGGCGAGGCGAGCGCCCTGGTCAACCTGATCGAGAACGACGACGCGCGGCCGGTGGACCGCACGAAACGCCTGACGACCGCGGGCCTCCGGGGTCGGCCGACCGTCGTGCAGAACGTGGAGACGCTCGCGCACGTCGCGCTGATCGCGCGCCACGGCGCCCGCTGGTTCCGGTCGGTGGGCGACCGGGTCGACCCGGGCACGCGGCTGGTGACGGTCACCGGCGACGTGCCGAAGCAGGGCGTCTACGAGATCCGCACCGACGCGACGGTGCGCGAGACCCTGGCCCCCCTTCAGCTCGACTTCCGGACGGTCAGCGCCGCGCTGATCGGCGGCTACCACGGCGCCTGGGTGCCAGCGCAGGCCTTCAACCTCCCGCTGACCGCGCTCGACCTCGCCCCGTTCGACGCGACGCCGGGCGCCGGGATCATCCACGTGCTGGGCGACCACCGCTGCGCGCTCGACGTCACCGCCGGAATCGTCAAGTACCTCGCCGGGGAGTCGGCCGGCCAGTGCGGTCCGTGCATGTTCGGCCTGCCGACGATGGCCGACCGGTTCGCGGCCGTCGCCTCCGGGCAGGCCGTGGTGGAGAACGCCGCCGACCTCAAGCGGCTCGCCGGCCTCGTCGTCGGCCGCGGCTCCTGCCACCACCCCGACGGGACCGCCCGGCTCGTGCGGAGCGCGCTCACGGTCTTCGACCACGACGTGCGCTCGCACGCGCACGGCCGCTGCGTACGGAGAGCGCGATGA
- a CDS encoding sensor histidine kinase, whose product MKADLRELRTASARLALQFAGIILALFVVLGGVVYIVVSTGQTEAAKRALADASQVDSVHDAPHDLLITVILPQGRDVSPNLPKGLPDERALQDVAQNGGSITETVVAADGKSYLTQTDVRRGKVVQISYGLAEQQEEMGRLLTALIISGVIATVAAALVGLLLARRSMRPMSEALALQRRFVADAGHELRTPLTLLSTRAQLLRRRLSRGQDAAADDDVRSGLDEIVDDSRALTEIVEDLLTAADPRQNAEPERVDIGELAGVVARSAEGRAHERGIALTTTAAPAAVVTGAPVSLRRMIVALVDNALDHAASQVAVDVSTDRGDVVLTVSDDGPGFGDDLRGSAFDRFASARAEDGAAGRERHYGLGLALVAEVVDRHGGRVTAADRPTGGACLTVTLPQAPPKGT is encoded by the coding sequence ATGAAGGCCGACCTCCGCGAGCTGCGCACGGCGTCGGCGCGGCTGGCCCTGCAGTTCGCCGGCATCATCCTGGCGCTGTTCGTCGTGCTCGGCGGGGTCGTCTACATCGTCGTGTCCACCGGCCAGACGGAGGCCGCCAAGCGGGCGCTGGCCGACGCGTCGCAGGTGGACTCCGTGCACGACGCGCCGCACGACCTCCTGATCACGGTCATCCTCCCGCAGGGCCGGGATGTCTCCCCCAACCTGCCGAAGGGCCTCCCCGACGAGCGCGCGCTGCAGGACGTCGCCCAGAACGGCGGGTCGATCACCGAGACCGTCGTGGCGGCGGACGGGAAGAGCTACCTGACCCAGACCGACGTGCGGCGGGGCAAGGTGGTCCAGATCTCCTACGGCCTGGCCGAGCAGCAGGAGGAGATGGGCCGCCTGCTGACCGCGCTCATCATCTCGGGCGTCATCGCGACCGTGGCCGCCGCACTGGTCGGTCTCCTGCTGGCCCGCCGGTCGATGCGCCCGATGTCGGAGGCTCTCGCGCTGCAACGACGCTTCGTCGCGGACGCGGGCCACGAGCTCCGGACGCCGCTGACGCTGCTGAGCACCCGTGCCCAGCTCCTGCGGCGCCGCCTCTCCCGCGGCCAGGACGCGGCCGCGGACGACGACGTCCGGTCGGGGCTGGACGAGATCGTGGACGACAGCCGGGCTCTGACCGAGATCGTGGAGGACCTCCTCACGGCGGCCGACCCCCGCCAGAACGCGGAGCCGGAGCGGGTCGACATCGGAGAGCTCGCCGGCGTGGTCGCCCGCTCGGCCGAAGGGCGCGCGCACGAGCGCGGCATCGCGCTCACCACGACGGCGGCGCCCGCTGCGGTGGTCACCGGCGCACCCGTCTCGCTGCGCCGGATGATCGTCGCCCTGGTCGACAACGCGCTCGACCACGCCGCGTCGCAGGTCGCGGTCGACGTCTCGACGGACCGCGGCGACGTCGTCCTCACGGTCTCCGACGACGGCCCGGGGTTCGGCGACGACCTCCGCGGCAGCGCCTTCGACCGTTTCGCCTCGGCGCGCGCGGAGGACGGCGCGGCCGGCCGCGAGCGGCACTACGGACTCGGGCTGGCGCTGGTCGCCGAGGTCGTGGACCGGCACGGCGGCCGCGTCACCGCCGCCGACCGCCCCACCGGCGGCGCCTGCCTCACCGTCACCCTCCCTCAGGCTCCGCCGAAGGGCACGTAA
- a CDS encoding response regulator transcription factor produces the protein MSERRRVLVAEDDSRLAGMLETLLVSDGYDVELARDGQRALHRGLTESFDAVVLDRGLPAVDGLGVLRGLRSNGVTTPILILSALGTAPDRVDGLNAGAEDYLAKPFDIDELLARVRALIRRASSDVPTVRFPGGQLDVGSRTVTLGTGERMVLSDREASLLELLARRPEQVFSRAVLLDEVFADADDPGVVDTYVHHLRKKFGRTLIETVRGVGYRLGGVG, from the coding sequence ATGAGTGAGCGCCGCCGGGTCCTGGTCGCCGAGGACGACAGCCGTCTCGCCGGGATGCTGGAGACGCTCCTGGTCTCCGACGGCTACGACGTCGAGCTCGCCCGCGACGGGCAGCGCGCGCTGCACCGTGGCCTGACCGAGAGCTTCGACGCCGTCGTGCTCGACCGCGGCCTCCCCGCGGTGGACGGGCTCGGTGTGCTGCGCGGCCTCCGCAGCAACGGCGTGACGACGCCCATCCTCATCCTCTCGGCGCTCGGCACCGCCCCCGACCGGGTCGACGGCCTGAACGCGGGCGCGGAGGACTACCTGGCCAAGCCGTTCGACATCGACGAGCTGCTCGCCCGGGTGCGCGCGCTCATCCGCCGGGCGTCGTCGGACGTCCCGACCGTGCGCTTCCCGGGAGGGCAGCTGGATGTCGGCAGTCGCACGGTCACGCTCGGCACCGGCGAGCGTATGGTGCTCTCGGACCGGGAGGCCAGCCTCCTCGAACTGCTGGCGCGACGGCCGGAGCAGGTCTTCTCGCGGGCCGTACTGCTGGACGAGGTCTTCGCCGACGCGGACGACCCCGGCGTGGTCGACACGTATGTGCACCATCTCCGCAAGAAGTTCGGCCGCACCCTCATCGAGACGGTGCGCGGCGTCGGCTACCGGCTGGGCGGCGTCGGATGA
- a CDS encoding ferric reductase-like transmembrane domain-containing protein, whose translation MSELLWAFGRASGLIALLLFTLTLVLGIVTRSGRPLPGMPRFSVSLIHRNVSLLACVFLVLHVGTLLFDSYAKLSVLDIVVPFAGSFKPFWQGLGTVAFDLVVAITITGLLRRRIGQRAFRFVHWFTYAMWPIAVAHGIGNGTNGTNGWFLLVTAGCTLLVVAAVIWRLSARFVEHSHTRRLAAGLKDDA comes from the coding sequence ATGAGTGAGCTGCTCTGGGCCTTCGGCCGGGCCTCCGGCCTCATCGCGCTGCTCCTGTTCACCCTGACGCTGGTGCTCGGCATCGTCACGCGCTCCGGGCGCCCCCTGCCGGGGATGCCGCGGTTCTCGGTGTCGCTGATCCACCGCAACGTGTCGCTGCTCGCGTGCGTCTTCCTCGTGCTCCACGTGGGGACGCTGCTGTTCGACTCGTACGCCAAGCTCTCGGTGCTCGACATCGTGGTGCCGTTCGCGGGCTCGTTCAAGCCGTTCTGGCAGGGCCTCGGGACGGTCGCGTTCGATCTGGTCGTCGCGATCACGATCACCGGCCTGCTCCGCCGCCGGATCGGCCAGCGGGCCTTCCGCTTCGTGCACTGGTTCACCTATGCCATGTGGCCGATCGCCGTCGCGCACGGCATCGGCAACGGGACGAACGGCACGAACGGCTGGTTCCTGCTGGTGACCGCCGGCTGCACCCTCCTCGTCGTCGCGGCCGTGATCTGGCGGCTGTCGGCCCGATTCGTGGAGCACTCGCACACGCGGCGTCTGGCCGCCGGACTCAAGGACGACGCATGA
- a CDS encoding FAD-dependent oxidoreductase encodes MRTIIVGGVAGGMSAATRLRRLDEARDIVVFERGPYVSYANCGLPYYVGGVIRDRSSLLLQTPQSLASRFRLDVRTGHEVLDADAARRTVTVLDLASGETSTEGYDELILAVGASAREAAGHPGIPTHTLRTVEDVDAIGRLVDAAADNASALVVGGGFIGLEAVENLVRRGLHVTLVQRGPHLLSPLDPEMVAPLEARLRGHGVEVRTGVTIDTVDDGVVLLDDGSALRPDFIVDASGVVPSVDLAQTAGVALGPTGGIAVDARNRTSDPHIYAVGDGVEKVDALSGQEALVTMAGLANRHGRSVADVIAGHDERNTPALGTAIVSVFDSVAAKVGWSERQLVSAGREHRVIHTHPTSHATYYPGAQPMSMKLLVDPASDAILGAQIVGGEGVDKRIDVIAVAMAGGITASALARLELAYAPQFGSAKDPVNQLGYVADNLRAGTTSAIQWHELDATLAAGATLVDVRSAGEHAAGAIPGAVNIPVDELRARLAELPAGPVVVHCQVGQRGHTAARILAQLGYGVVNLDGGYRTWAAGAAIREREAVAA; translated from the coding sequence GTGAGAACGATCATCGTCGGCGGCGTCGCCGGAGGCATGTCGGCCGCAACCCGGCTGCGCCGGCTGGACGAGGCGCGGGACATCGTCGTCTTCGAGCGCGGCCCGTACGTCTCCTACGCGAACTGCGGCCTCCCGTACTACGTCGGCGGAGTGATCCGCGACCGGTCCTCGCTGCTGCTGCAGACGCCGCAGTCGCTGGCGTCGCGGTTCCGGTTGGACGTCCGCACCGGTCACGAGGTGCTCGACGCGGACGCCGCGCGACGCACGGTCACGGTGCTCGACCTCGCGAGCGGCGAGACGTCCACCGAGGGCTACGACGAGCTGATCCTCGCCGTCGGCGCTTCCGCCCGGGAGGCGGCGGGACATCCCGGCATCCCCACGCACACACTGCGCACGGTGGAGGACGTGGACGCGATCGGCCGCCTGGTGGACGCCGCGGCCGACAACGCGTCGGCGCTGGTCGTGGGCGGCGGGTTCATCGGCCTGGAGGCGGTGGAGAACCTGGTGCGCCGCGGCCTCCACGTCACCCTCGTCCAGCGCGGTCCGCACCTCCTGAGCCCGCTCGACCCGGAGATGGTGGCGCCGCTGGAAGCGCGGCTCCGCGGCCACGGCGTCGAGGTGCGCACCGGCGTCACGATCGACACGGTGGACGACGGGGTGGTCCTCCTGGACGACGGCAGCGCGCTGCGCCCGGACTTCATCGTCGACGCGTCCGGCGTCGTGCCGAGCGTGGATCTCGCGCAGACAGCCGGTGTGGCACTGGGGCCGACCGGCGGGATCGCCGTCGACGCGCGCAATCGCACCAGCGACCCGCACATCTACGCGGTCGGCGACGGGGTCGAGAAGGTCGACGCGCTGTCCGGCCAGGAGGCGCTGGTCACGATGGCCGGACTGGCCAACCGGCACGGGCGCTCGGTCGCCGACGTGATCGCCGGCCACGACGAGCGCAACACGCCGGCGCTCGGCACCGCCATCGTGAGCGTGTTCGACTCCGTCGCCGCGAAGGTCGGCTGGAGCGAACGGCAGCTCGTGTCGGCCGGCCGCGAGCACCGCGTCATCCACACCCACCCGACGTCGCACGCGACCTACTACCCCGGAGCGCAGCCGATGTCGATGAAGCTGCTGGTCGACCCGGCGAGCGACGCGATCCTCGGCGCGCAGATCGTCGGCGGAGAGGGCGTGGACAAGCGGATCGACGTCATCGCGGTGGCGATGGCGGGCGGCATCACCGCCTCCGCGCTCGCGCGCCTGGAGCTCGCGTACGCGCCGCAGTTCGGCTCGGCGAAGGACCCGGTGAACCAGCTCGGCTATGTCGCCGACAACCTCCGCGCCGGCACGACCAGCGCCATCCAGTGGCACGAACTCGACGCCACGCTGGCCGCGGGCGCCACGCTGGTGGACGTCCGCAGCGCGGGCGAGCACGCGGCCGGTGCAATCCCCGGCGCTGTCAACATCCCCGTCGACGAGCTGCGCGCCCGGCTCGCCGAGCTGCCGGCCGGCCCCGTCGTCGTGCACTGCCAGGTGGGGCAGCGCGGGCACACCGCGGCGCGCATCCTCGCCCAGCTCGGGTACGGCGTCGTGAATCTCGACGGCGGCTATCGCACCTGGGCCGCAGGCGCGGCGATTCGGGAGCGGGAGGCCGTCGCCGCCTAG
- a CDS encoding metal-sensitive transcriptional regulator, whose amino-acid sequence MDRTPADVKPVLNRLRRAQGQLNAVIAAVENGGKCRDVVIQLAAVSSALDKAGFQIIATAMEKCLNDPDDTTDPMTVEELEKLFMTLA is encoded by the coding sequence ATGGACCGGACCCCCGCCGACGTCAAGCCCGTGCTGAACCGCCTGCGCCGCGCGCAGGGTCAGCTCAACGCGGTGATCGCCGCCGTCGAGAACGGCGGGAAATGCCGCGACGTCGTCATCCAGCTCGCCGCGGTCTCCAGCGCGCTCGACAAGGCCGGCTTCCAGATCATCGCCACCGCGATGGAGAAGTGCCTGAATGACCCGGACGACACCACCGACCCGATGACCGTCGAGGAGCTCGAGAAGCTCTTCATGACGCTGGCGTAG
- a CDS encoding ferredoxin — protein sequence MTSHALHIDWTKCDGRGLCAEILDRALTRDDWGYPVSLRGAEGSRSEVPLRADELDAADDAVALCPVLALRRVAL from the coding sequence ATGACCTCCCACGCCCTCCACATCGACTGGACGAAGTGCGACGGCCGCGGACTCTGCGCCGAGATCCTCGACCGCGCCCTCACGCGCGACGACTGGGGCTACCCCGTCTCGCTCCGCGGCGCGGAGGGCTCCCGCTCGGAGGTGCCGCTGCGCGCCGACGAGCTGGACGCGGCGGACGACGCCGTTGCGCTCTGCCCGGTGCTCGCGCTCAGGCGGGTCGCCCTGTAG
- a CDS encoding cation:proton antiporter, with product MSFALLALVVAVGLLGPLAAARSIWRVPVVAGELLGGLLIGVSGFRLVDPANDDFTLLASIGFGLTMVVVGSHVPVRDPIVRAALARGALGAGLVGAVSAVLAALLAAVAHSGNGLLYGVLLASSSAALVLPMLQSVNVDKRSAAQLVAQIAVADVVCVVLLPLIVVPGRALTAGIGVLVIAVLAVGLWVALTRWVRSDYRRVLHAYSERRRFALELRLSLLVLFAFAAIAQFAQLSIMIAGFALGLVLSAVGEPHRLARQLFGMTEGFFGPLFFVWLGASLDLRALIAHPAMILLGVALGVGAVLAHLASRLAGLPWAQAVASAGQLGVPVAAVTLGLQTHTLAPGEGGAILLGALISLATSAVSVAAVARRPGGAVRATPAS from the coding sequence ATGAGCTTCGCCCTCCTGGCGCTGGTGGTGGCCGTCGGCCTGCTCGGCCCGCTGGCGGCCGCGCGTTCGATCTGGCGCGTGCCCGTGGTGGCGGGGGAGCTGCTCGGCGGCCTCCTGATCGGCGTCTCCGGGTTCCGGCTGGTCGACCCGGCGAACGACGACTTCACGCTGCTGGCCTCCATCGGGTTCGGGCTGACGATGGTAGTCGTCGGCTCGCATGTGCCGGTGCGCGACCCGATCGTCCGCGCTGCGCTCGCACGCGGCGCACTCGGCGCGGGGCTGGTCGGCGCGGTCTCGGCGGTGTTGGCCGCTCTACTTGCGGCGGTAGCGCACTCCGGCAACGGCCTCCTCTACGGCGTCCTGCTGGCCTCGTCGTCCGCGGCGCTCGTGCTGCCGATGCTGCAATCCGTGAACGTGGACAAGCGCTCGGCCGCCCAGCTCGTCGCGCAGATCGCCGTCGCGGACGTCGTCTGCGTCGTTCTCCTCCCCTTAATAGTCGTGCCGGGGAGGGCGCTGACCGCCGGGATCGGGGTGCTGGTCATCGCCGTGCTCGCCGTGGGGCTGTGGGTCGCGCTGACCCGCTGGGTCCGCTCCGACTACCGCCGCGTGCTGCACGCCTACTCGGAGCGCCGCCGGTTCGCGCTGGAGCTGCGGCTCAGCCTGCTGGTGCTGTTTGCCTTCGCGGCCATCGCCCAGTTCGCGCAGCTCTCGATCATGATCGCCGGCTTCGCGCTCGGGCTGGTGCTGTCGGCCGTCGGCGAGCCGCACAGGCTGGCGAGGCAGCTCTTCGGGATGACGGAGGGCTTCTTCGGTCCGCTCTTCTTCGTGTGGCTCGGCGCCTCGCTCGATCTGCGGGCGCTCATCGCGCACCCGGCCATGATCCTGCTCGGCGTCGCGCTCGGCGTGGGCGCGGTGCTGGCGCACCTGGCCTCGCGGCTCGCCGGGCTCCCGTGGGCGCAGGCCGTCGCCTCGGCCGGGCAGCTCGGGGTTCCGGTCGCTGCCGTGACGCTCGGCCTCCAGACGCACACGCTGGCGCCGGGGGAGGGCGGGGCGATCCTGCTCGGCGCGCTGATCAGCCTGGCCACGTCGGCCGTCTCGGTGGCGGCGGTGGCGCGGCGGCCCGGAGGGGCGGTCCGGGCTACGCCAGCGTCATGA
- a CDS encoding FMN-binding protein, with the protein MNNKSWRGTVLFTIILVVMGATVGLKLYGVGEQTTALSSAHATTTTPSSAPSSTPSATATATPSASASAPAAAAPATKTVTGTAVDTRYGPVQVKVTFEGTKITAIDAIQYPTESGRDQEINSQAIPMLQQEAMSSQSAKIDTISGATYTSEGYIQSLQSAIDQR; encoded by the coding sequence ATGAACAACAAGTCGTGGCGCGGGACCGTCCTGTTCACCATCATCCTGGTGGTGATGGGCGCCACCGTCGGCCTCAAGCTGTACGGGGTGGGCGAGCAGACCACCGCGCTGTCGTCGGCGCACGCGACCACGACCACGCCGTCGTCCGCGCCGAGCAGCACCCCCAGCGCGACGGCGACCGCCACGCCCTCCGCGTCGGCGTCGGCTCCCGCAGCCGCGGCGCCCGCGACCAAGACCGTGACCGGAACGGCCGTGGACACCCGCTACGGCCCCGTGCAGGTGAAGGTCACGTTCGAGGGCACCAAGATCACCGCCATCGACGCCATCCAGTACCCGACCGAGAGTGGCCGGGACCAGGAGATCAACTCGCAGGCCATCCCGATGCTGCAGCAGGAGGCGATGTCCTCCCAGTCGGCGAAGATCGACACCATCTCGGGCGCCACCTACACCTCGGAGGGCTACATCCAGTCGCTGCAGTCGGCCATCGACCAGCGATGA
- a CDS encoding ferric reductase-like transmembrane domain-containing protein, with protein sequence MTETWAATTAPARRPRARRGAATRHRRGALTVRILLGASVIAVLGMWWFSVPANFASTPANAITSLGELSGLVGALLVCYQVLLIARVPWFENAVGLDKLVSWHRSLGASVIFLIVAHVVFIVLGSEVIDKSTPWDEFWTVYYSYPDMLWALVGTIAFLAVGLSSARLIRTKLSYEVWYWLHLTTYVAIFLTFLHQLSAGVHFIGNPVNRILWIGLYLGTASAVLTWRFILPSMDAWKSRMRVIAVVPEGHGLNSVWLEGPHVDRLGVRAGNFLLFRFLAWGHLGTAHPYSVSAVPANGRLRITVGTLGDHSSRLTALKPGTLVFAEGPFGHFTADRASRGKLLLIAGGAGIGPIRALAEELVYRGGRPVVLYRVSAPEQLALLGELQAMEGVTVIPLVGRRAQLGYDPLGPGHLVRIIPDLHNWEAFICGPEGMAEQVESSLRELRMPKRFIHREELSMS encoded by the coding sequence ATGACAGAGACCTGGGCCGCGACGACGGCACCCGCGCGGCGCCCCCGTGCGCGCCGCGGCGCCGCGACCCGGCACCGGCGCGGCGCACTCACTGTGCGCATCCTGCTCGGCGCCAGCGTCATCGCCGTGCTCGGGATGTGGTGGTTCAGCGTCCCCGCGAACTTCGCCTCCACGCCCGCCAACGCCATCACCTCGCTCGGCGAGCTGAGCGGCCTGGTCGGCGCGCTGCTGGTCTGCTACCAGGTGCTGCTGATCGCCCGGGTGCCGTGGTTCGAGAACGCGGTCGGGCTCGACAAGCTGGTCTCCTGGCACCGGTCGCTCGGCGCCTCGGTCATCTTCCTCATCGTCGCGCACGTCGTCTTCATCGTGCTGGGCAGCGAGGTCATCGACAAGAGCACGCCCTGGGACGAGTTCTGGACCGTCTACTACTCGTATCCGGACATGCTCTGGGCGCTCGTCGGGACCATCGCGTTCCTCGCGGTCGGGCTCTCCAGCGCACGCCTGATCCGGACGAAGCTGTCGTACGAGGTCTGGTACTGGCTGCACCTCACGACGTACGTCGCGATCTTCCTCACCTTCCTCCACCAGCTCAGCGCCGGCGTGCACTTCATCGGTAACCCGGTCAACCGCATCCTCTGGATCGGCCTGTACCTCGGCACCGCCTCGGCCGTGCTGACCTGGCGCTTCATCCTGCCGAGCATGGACGCGTGGAAGAGCCGCATGCGCGTCATCGCGGTCGTCCCGGAGGGCCACGGCCTCAACAGCGTCTGGCTGGAGGGACCGCACGTCGACCGGCTCGGCGTCCGCGCCGGCAACTTCCTGCTGTTCCGCTTCCTCGCCTGGGGCCACCTCGGCACGGCGCACCCGTACTCGGTGTCGGCTGTGCCGGCGAACGGCCGGCTGCGCATCACCGTCGGCACCCTCGGCGACCACTCCAGCCGGCTGACCGCGCTGAAGCCGGGGACGCTCGTCTTCGCGGAGGGACCCTTCGGGCACTTCACCGCCGACCGCGCGAGCCGCGGCAAGCTGCTCCTCATCGCCGGCGGCGCGGGCATCGGCCCGATCCGCGCGCTCGCGGAGGAGCTGGTCTACCGCGGCGGCCGCCCGGTCGTCCTGTACCGGGTCAGCGCGCCGGAGCAGCTCGCGCTCCTCGGCGAGCTGCAGGCGATGGAAGGCGTCACGGTGATCCCGCTCGTCGGCCGCCGCGCGCAGCTCGGCTACGACCCGCTCGGCCCCGGCCACCTGGTGCGGATCATCCCCGACCTCCACAATTGGGAGGCGTTCATCTGCGGGCCCGAGGGTATGGCCGAGCAGGTGGAGTCCTCGCTGCGCGAACTGCGGATGCCCAAGCGTTTCATCCACCGAGAAGAACTGAGCATGTCATGA